Proteins from one Setaria italica strain Yugu1 chromosome V, Setaria_italica_v2.0, whole genome shotgun sequence genomic window:
- the LOC101755982 gene encoding probable calcium-binding protein CML31, giving the protein MVVASKSKSSSSSELGSLFAAFDKDADGRISAAELRLCMRATLGEDVSAEDAEALVASVDADGDGLLDGDEFARLVHAEVEEEERHRGLRLAFGMYEMEGEGCITPTSLKRMLSRLGAHQEIDDCRAMICRFDLDGDGVLSFDEFKIMMSA; this is encoded by the coding sequence ATGGTTGTCGCGTCCAAGTCCaagtcgtcgtcgtccagcGAGCTGGGGTCCCTGTTCGCGGCGTTCGACAAGGACGCCGACGGCAGGATCTCCGCCGCCGAGCTGCGGCTCTGCATGCGGGCGACGCTGGGGGAGGACGTGTCAGCGGAGGACGCCGAGGCGCTGGTTGCGTCGGTGGACGCGGACGGCGACGGGCTGCTGGACGGCGACGAGTTCGCGCGCCTCGTGCAcgccgaggtggaggaggaggagcgccaccGGGGGCTCCGCCTGGCCTTCGGCATGTACGAGATGGAGGGCGAGGGGTGCATCACCCCCACCAGCCTCAAGCGCATGCTCAGCAGGCTCGGCGCCCACCAGGAGATCGACGACTGCCGCGCCATGATCTGCAGGTTcgacctcgacggcgacggcgtgctCAGCTTCGACGAGTTCAAGATCATGATGAGCGCCTGA
- the LOC101756379 gene encoding putative calcium-binding protein CML23, which translates to MVAASGELRRVFASFDQDGDGKISAAELRLCMKAATGEDMSAEDVRALMASADADGDGLLDEEEFVRLAGEVVEADADDDEEEEERRRWLREAFGMYEMEGRGCITALSLKLMLGKLGAHRDIADCQAMICRFDLDGDGVLSFEEFRTMMMG; encoded by the coding sequence ATGGTCGCGGCCTCAGGTGAGTTGAGGCGCGTGTTCGCCTCGTTCGACCAGGACGGCGACGGCAAGATCTCCGCCGCGGAGCTGCGGCTCTGCATGaaggcggcgaccggcgaggaCATGTCGGCCGAGGACGTGCGGGCGCTGATGGCGTCGGCGGACGCGGACGGCGACGGGCTGctggacgaggaggagttcgtgAGGCTGGCGGgagaggtggtggaggccgacgccgacgacgacgaggaggaggaggagaggcgacGGTGGCTGAGGGAGGCGTTCGGGATGTACGAGATGGAGGGGAGAGGGTGCATCACGGCGCTGAGCCTGAAGCTGATGCTGGGCAAGCTGGGCGCGCACCGCGACATCGCCGACTGCCAGGCCATGATCTGCAGGTTCGACCTCGATGGCGACGGCGTGCTTAGCTTCGAAGAGTTCAGGACTATGATGATGGGCTGA
- the LOC101756789 gene encoding putative calcium-binding protein CML19 produces MASEFSRVFSAFDRDDDGKISAAELRLCMKAALGEDVSAEDADELVASADTDGDGLLSQEEFLKLVQLEAAAEEERCRGLKEAFGMYEMKGEGCITPLSLKRMLSKLGSHQEIDECKAMICRFDLDGDGVLSFEEFKVMMDA; encoded by the coding sequence ATGGCGTCCGAGTTCAGCCGCGTGTTCTCAGCGTTCGaccgcgacgacgacggcaagaTCTCGGCAGCCGAGCTGCGGCTCTGCATGAAGGCCGCGCTCGGCGAGGACGTGTccgccgaggacgccgacgaacTCGTGGCGTCCGCGGACACCGACGGCGACGGGCTGCTGAGCCAGGAGGAGTTCCTGAAGCTGGTGCAGctggaagcggcggcggaggaggagcggtgcCGGGGACTGAAGGAGGCGTTCGGGATGTACGAGATGAAGGGCGAGGGGTGCATCACGCCGCTGAGCTTGAAGCGGATGCTGAGCAAGCTCGGCTCGCACCAGGAGATCGACGAGTGCAAGGCCATGATCTGCAGGTTCGATCTCGACGGAGACGGAGTGCTCAGCTTCGAGGAATTCAAGGTCATGATGGATGCATAG
- the LOC101773409 gene encoding heavy metal-associated isoprenylated plant protein 3 has product MATAVVLKMELHCRRCVGRIRKLIRSLHGVQDVWVSLETGLVVVAGPFLDASLLRWRIQYMTGKPVEVVSDGAPEEPSPDNGQMVHLGPPQTGYGGYPYGGYYYGGGGWVPEYHARRQYVPNEAPVCFNDDNPNGCCVMQ; this is encoded by the exons atGGCGACCGCCGTCGTCCTCAAGATGGAGTTGCACTGCCGTCGTTGCGTGGGCAGGATCCGCAAGCTTATCAGGAGCCTGCACG GGGTGCAGGACGTGTGGGTGTCGCTGGAGACGGGGCTCGTGGTGGTCGCCGGGCCGTTCCTCGACGCGTCGCTGCTCAGGTGGCGGATCCAGTACATGACGGGGAAGCCCGTCGAAGTCGTGAGCGACGGCGCGCCGGAGGAGCCGTCGCCGGACAACGGGCAGATGGTGCACCTGGGGCCGCCGCAGACGGGGTACGGCGGGTACCCGTACGGCGGCTActactacggcggcggcggctgggtgCCCGAGTACCACGCGCGCCGCCAGTACGTGCCTAACGAGGCGCCGGTGTGCTTCAACGACGACAACCCCAACGGCTGCTGCGTCATGCAGTGA
- the LOC101757594 gene encoding uncharacterized protein LOC101757594 — MEQDNAEAKQVGDQSQSSQKGKNAEPESPKLSDTKKLIEFMESHYDEFVARVQTFDEFYHAIFELIEMFCEERGQLQYRIPEKRILEDAYKKHHRSEGELKKDEFVEISKEVLKMESFTFGKATMEFAMFLFGAPACAFLAKRILPGLGWLSDDIVIPLATSGSVAYLIKSKRL, encoded by the exons ATGGAACAAGATAATGCAGAGGCGAAGCAAG TTGGAGATCAGAGCCAGAGCTCCCAAAAGGGTAAAAACGCTGAACCAGAAAGCCCAAAGCTTAGTGACACAAAAAAGCTTATCGAGTTCATGGAAAGTCACTATGATGAATTCGTCGCCCGTGTACAAACCTTTGATGAATTCTACCACGCCATTTTTGAACTCATCGA AATGTTTTGCGAGGAACGCGGGCAGCTGCAGTACAGGATACCGGAGAAAAGGATCCTTGAGGATGCATATAAA AAGCATCACAGGTCGGAGGGCGAGCTGAAGAAGGATGAGTTCGTGGAGATCAGCAAGGAGGTGCTCAAGATGGAGAGCTTCACCTTTGGGAAGGCGACGATGGAATTCGCCATGTTCCTGTTCGGCGCCCCGGCGTGCGCGTTCCTGGCGAAGCGGATCCTGCCTGGGCTGGGGTGGCTGTCGGACGACATCGTCATCCCTCTGGCCACCTCCGGTTCCGTCGCCTACCTCATCAAGTCCAAGAGGCTCTGA
- the LOC101757204 gene encoding protein CLT1, chloroplastic has translation MAPPSPITCRPSAARHPLLLRAPAPRVDGAAALGLGRGLPRREPLVAARAHVRGIEAAEPWWWSSSSARVWMNSRSCRREEAARCAAAGQVAGSTGVGRGAGMEVILAAAAVVAMGTGNRVLYKLALVPLREYPFFLAQFATFGYVVIYFSILYLRYQAGIVNDEMLSLPQKPFLAVGLLEAFGAAAGMAAGAVLSGASIPILSQSYLVWQLLLSAIFLKRRYRINEITGCFLVAVGVIITVASGSVTGASLKSTGIVWPLLMIISFFLQAADTVLKEIIFIDASKKLKCGSVDLFVVNSYGSAYQALFMCLLLPFLSKLWGVPFHLLPAYIKDGAACFLNTGSISGCEGAPLLPLLFVLVNMGYNISLLHLIKISSAVVSSLASTFSVPLSIYAFTLPLPYIGVASTLPPGFVAGAAVLTAGLLLYSLPQAQHSGNSFHNKND, from the exons atggcgccgccgtcccctatCACGTGCCGCCCCTCCGCGGCGCGGCACCCACTGCTGCTCcgcgcccccgcgccgcgcgtcgatggagcggcggcgctcgggctGGGGCGGGGGCTGCCGAGGAGGGAGCCTCTGGTCGCGGCGCGGGCGCACGTGCGGGGGATCGAGGCGGCGGAGCCgtggtggtggtcgtcgtcgtcggcgcgggTATGGATGAACTCACGGAGCTGCAggagagaggaggcggcgaggtgcgcggcggcggggcaggtCGCGGGGAGTACTGGCGTGGGGAGGGGTGCCGGGATGGAGGtgatcctcgccgccgccgcggtcgtcgCCATGGGCACGGGGAACCGCGTCCTCTACAAGCTCGCGCTCGTGCCGCTCCGGGAGTACCCCTTCTTCCTGGCGCAGTTCGCCACGTTCGG ATATGTAGTTATCTATTTCTCGATCCTGTATCTTCGGTATCAAGCGGGCATTGTCAACGATGAGATGCTGTCTCTACCGCAAAAACCTTTTCTAGCTGTAGGGCTCTTAGAGGCTtttggagcagcagcagggatgGCGGCTGGAG CTGTTCTTTCTGGGGCTTCAATACCAATACTGTCACAG AGCTATCTTGTCTGGCAGCTTCTTCTATCTGCTATTTTCTTGAAGAGGCGCTATAGAATCAACGAGATAACTGGATGCTTTCTAGTGGCTGTTGGTGTCATAATAACTGTAGCAAG TGGATCTGTTACTGGTGCTTCACTTAAAAGTACTGGAATTGTATGGCCACTGCTAATGATAATATCGTTCTTTCTCCAAGCTGCTGATACAGTATTGAAG GAAATAATATTTATAGATGCTTCTAAGAAATTGAAG TGTGGCTCAGTTGATCTTTTTGTTGTGAATTCATATGGCTCTGCTTATCAA GCTCTTTTTATGTGTCTCCTGCTGCCTTTCCTGTCAAAGTTATGGGGAGTTCCATTCCATCTGCTACCAGCATACATTAAAGATGGTGCAGCCTGTTTCTTAAATACGGGATCAATATCTG GTTGTGAGGGGGCGCCGCTACTACCACTACTATTTGTGTTGGTTAACATGGGATACAATATATCATTACTACACCTAATAAAGATCTCCTCAGCAGTTGTATCTTCCTTGGCTTCTACATTCTCAG TTCCGCTGTCCATCTATGCATTTACCCTACCACTGCCGTATATCGGTGTGGCATCAACTCTGCCACCCGGCTTTGTTGCGGGTGCAGCAGTACTCACCGCTGGCTTACTACTGTACAGCCTCCCACAGGCACAACATTCCGGAAATTCTTTCCACAACAAGAATGACTAG